GGAGGCGTTGGGAACGTCGACGCCGACCTCCACGACCGTCGTGGCCACGAGAACGTCGAGGTCACCGCGCGCGAACGCCTGCATCACGGCATCCTTCTCCTCTGCGGGAAGCTTGCCGTGCAGCAGTGCGATACGCAGCTCGCCGAAGCCCGGATGGGATGCCAGCATGCCGGCGACCTGGACGACTCCCCATCGTGTGCGCTCGGACTCCCCCTCGACCGCGGGCACCTGCGGCCCGTCGACGTCGATCGACGCGCCCGAAGTGTCGATGGCGGGGCAGACGACGAATGCCTGGCGCCCTTGAGCAACCTCTTCGACGATGCGCTCCCACACCCGTGAGAACCAGCCCGGCTTCTCGGCGAGCGGCGCCACAAAAGTGGAGATACCGGCACGACCTGCCGGAAGCGCGCGAATGGTCGAGACGTCGAGATCGCCGAACACGGTCATCGCGACGGTCCGCGGGATGGGGGTGGCGGTGAGCACCAGCACGTGCGGGGACATGCCCTTCGCCCGCAACGTCTCCCGCTGTTCGACGCCGAAGCGGTGCTGCTCGTCGACGACGACCAGACCGAGGTCGGCGAAGGTCGTCGTCGCGCTCAACAGGGCGTGCGTCCCCACCACGATCCGCGCCTGACCGGAGGCGGCACGCAAGGCGGCCTTTCGACGCTCGGGCGCCGGAAGCTGTCCGGTCAACAGCGTCGGCATGAGCTCGGGGGCGAGCTGCGGGCCGAGCATGCGGGCGATCGAGCGCACATGCTGGGCGGCGAGCACCTCGGTCGGGGCGATGAGAGCAGACTGTCCCCCCGACTGCGCCACCTGCAGCATCGCCCGCAGCGCCACGAGCGTCTTTCCAGACCCCACCTCACCCTGGATGAGCCTGTTCATCGGCCAGCCCTGGACCAGATCCGCCTCGATGCGCTCACCGACAGCGAGCTGATCGGCCGTGCGCGCGAACGGCAGCGCTGCATCGAACCGCGCGAGAAGGTCACCGGCGGGACGCGACGTAGCGACCAGTTGCCGAACTTCGAAGCGCTGCTGCAAGAGGGCGGCCTGCAGAACGAAGGCCTCGTGCATCCGCAGCGTCTGCCGCGCCAGTTCGATCTCATCGGGGAAGTCCGGCTGGTGGATGCGCTGAAGCGCACTCTGCGCGGGGAGGAGACCTTCCTCTCGACGCAGGTCATCGGGAAGCGG
This genomic window from Candidatus Microbacterium phytovorans contains:
- a CDS encoding ATP-dependent DNA helicase RecG, with product MSSVSLSSALTDVVGAKTAASLSRAFGMSTVGDLLAHYPRRYAQRGELTPIASLPVGEQVTIVAEVRAVSTRPMRGRNGTLLEVVISDGAGTVNLAFFNQVWRQSELRVGRQGIFSGKVGEFKGQLQFAHPDYQLFDDEDEARLNAEARQHQPIPIYPATSTIASWQIEKVIAAVLPRLEKIPDPLPDDLRREEGLLPAQSALQRIHQPDFPDEIELARQTLRMHEAFVLQAALLQQRFEVRQLVATSRPAGDLLARFDAALPFARTADQLAVGERIEADLVQGWPMNRLIQGEVGSGKTLVALRAMLQVAQSGGQSALIAPTEVLAAQHVRSIARMLGPQLAPELMPTLLTGQLPAPERRKAALRAASGQARIVVGTHALLSATTTFADLGLVVVDEQHRFGVEQRETLRAKGMSPHVLVLTATPIPRTVAMTVFGDLDVSTIRALPAGRAGISTFVAPLAEKPGWFSRVWERIVEEVAQGRQAFVVCPAIDTSGASIDVDGPQVPAVEGESERTRWGVVQVAGMLASHPGFGELRIALLHGKLPAEEKDAVMQAFARGDLDVLVATTVVEVGVDVPNASTMVILEADRFGVSQLHQLRGRVGRGSVPGLCILVTEAPTGTKARDRVEAVAGTGDGFELAEVDLELRGEGDVLGDAQSGARTSLRLLRVVADADLIGRARSAAEAVIDADPTLKHHPDLAAAIRRRVGNEERAALAKN